The following coding sequences lie in one Burkholderia cepacia genomic window:
- a CDS encoding alpha-glucosidase/alpha-galactosidase, which yields MNARRLKIVLIGAGSIVFARNLLGDILSYPELADCEIALHDIDEHRLQLAEKVAHRLASILNVRPLITATADRLKALDGAQFVINMIQVGGYRPATVNDFDIPKKYGLDQTIGDTLGIGGIMRALRTIPVQMDMVRDMEQVCDDRVLHLNYVNPMAMISWALNRMPTRVPTIGLCHSVQHTLQELADDLGIPAGEIDYRCAGINHMSFYLRLEHNGADLIPRLKQLHQSKAMPDWNRVRYEILAQFGYFPTESSEHFSEYVPWFIKNNRQELLEKYNIPLDEYPGRCQIFERAWPFIERELENPGSQDAGALAAELAAADIQVMPRERENASRLLGGLHTVERSVEYGSSIIHSIVTGTPRVVYGNVLNHRLIDNLPDGCAVEVPCLVDANGIQPTRVGKLPVQLAALMRTNVNVQELVVEAVLNQDREHVYHAAMLDPHTAAVLDLEQIRAMVDELLRAHADHLPAYLHP from the coding sequence ATGAATGCACGTCGCCTGAAAATTGTCCTGATCGGTGCAGGAAGCATCGTGTTTGCCCGCAACCTGCTGGGAGACATTCTTTCCTATCCCGAGTTGGCTGATTGTGAAATCGCACTGCACGACATCGACGAGCACCGGCTGCAGCTCGCCGAGAAAGTCGCGCACCGACTCGCGAGCATCCTCAATGTCCGGCCGCTCATCACCGCAACCGCCGACCGCCTGAAGGCGCTCGACGGTGCGCAATTCGTGATCAACATGATCCAGGTAGGCGGCTACCGCCCCGCGACCGTGAACGATTTCGACATTCCGAAAAAATACGGGCTGGACCAGACGATCGGCGATACGCTGGGCATCGGGGGCATCATGCGCGCGCTCCGGACGATCCCCGTCCAGATGGACATGGTGCGCGACATGGAACAGGTATGTGACGATCGCGTCCTTCACCTGAACTACGTCAATCCGATGGCGATGATCAGTTGGGCGCTCAACCGGATGCCGACACGCGTGCCGACGATCGGGCTGTGCCACAGCGTGCAGCACACGCTTCAGGAACTGGCGGATGACCTCGGCATTCCGGCGGGCGAAATCGATTATCGCTGCGCCGGCATCAACCACATGTCGTTCTACCTGCGGCTCGAGCACAACGGAGCCGACCTGATCCCGCGGCTCAAGCAACTTCACCAGAGCAAGGCCATGCCCGACTGGAACCGGGTTCGCTACGAGATCCTTGCCCAGTTCGGTTACTTCCCGACGGAATCCAGCGAGCATTTCAGCGAATACGTGCCGTGGTTCATCAAGAACAACCGTCAGGAACTGCTCGAAAAATACAATATCCCGCTCGACGAGTACCCCGGCCGTTGCCAGATATTCGAGCGTGCGTGGCCATTCATCGAACGCGAGCTCGAGAATCCCGGTTCGCAGGATGCCGGCGCACTGGCCGCAGAACTTGCCGCCGCCGATATTCAGGTCATGCCAAGGGAGCGCGAAAACGCGTCGCGCCTGCTCGGCGGCTTGCATACGGTCGAGCGTTCGGTGGAATACGGCAGCAGCATCATCCATTCGATCGTGACCGGCACACCGCGGGTCGTCTACGGGAACGTGCTCAATCATCGGCTGATCGACAACCTGCCGGACGGATGCGCGGTTGAAGTACCCTGCCTCGTCGACGCGAACGGGATTCAGCCGACGCGCGTCGGTAAGCTGCCGGTCCAGCTCGCCGCGTTGATGCGCACCAACGTCAACGTCCAGGAACTGGTCGTCGAGGCGGTACTCAATCAGGATCGCGAGCACGTGTATCATGCAGCGATGCTGGATCCCCATACGGCGGCCGTCCTCGATCTCGAGCAAATACGCGCGATGGTGGATGAGTTGCTGCGCGCGCATGCGGATCATCTGCCAGCCTATCTCCATCCCTGA
- a CDS encoding porin: protein MMGVSAYAQSSVTLYGRLDAGIEYMSGVPTGTGANGQATGSSSRFRAESGDWGTSLWGLKGVEDIGGGYKVEFKLENGFNTGTGAMASAGSLWNRWAMIDMSNDKYGTLGFGRQLTISNGLWDFDPFGQTNWSSASLVRGRNWPQSSNNISYQSPKFGGFDVYGQYSFSNATNWNGNGTTSQGRANGIQLTYTHPVFQIRGIYDEIRDSTNGILDDPFRFSREYFVGLNVFLGQFKIQGAYQASRTSAGSGVATGAPTTTTQEWGGLTWQASPALAVIGAVYHVNANNSGGNATMYTVGGSYNLSKRTLLDLQIATVRNSKSANFALNANSAGTATSTDNPLVGHSQSGVYAGIQHMF from the coding sequence ATGATGGGCGTGTCTGCTTATGCCCAGAGCAGTGTGACGCTTTATGGCCGGCTCGATGCCGGCATCGAGTACATGAGTGGCGTGCCTACCGGCACAGGCGCAAACGGTCAGGCAACCGGAAGTTCCAGTCGCTTTCGTGCGGAAAGCGGGGATTGGGGCACGAGTCTGTGGGGGTTGAAAGGCGTCGAGGATATCGGCGGAGGCTACAAGGTCGAGTTCAAGCTGGAAAACGGCTTCAACACGGGGACAGGCGCAATGGCTTCCGCAGGATCGTTGTGGAATCGCTGGGCCATGATCGATATGTCGAACGACAAGTACGGAACGTTGGGATTCGGCCGGCAATTGACCATCTCGAACGGCTTGTGGGATTTCGATCCATTCGGTCAAACGAACTGGTCTTCCGCGTCGCTGGTACGTGGCCGTAACTGGCCGCAATCGAGCAACAACATTTCGTACCAGTCGCCGAAGTTCGGTGGCTTCGATGTATACGGCCAATACTCGTTTTCGAATGCCACCAACTGGAACGGCAACGGAACGACCAGCCAGGGCCGCGCCAACGGCATCCAGTTGACCTACACGCATCCTGTTTTCCAGATCCGCGGTATTTATGACGAGATCCGCGACTCCACCAACGGGATTCTCGACGATCCGTTTCGTTTTTCTCGTGAATATTTCGTAGGACTGAATGTGTTTCTGGGTCAGTTCAAGATCCAGGGCGCCTATCAGGCGTCACGGACCTCGGCGGGCAGCGGCGTGGCTACCGGTGCGCCCACGACGACGACTCAGGAGTGGGGTGGCCTGACATGGCAGGCATCGCCGGCGCTTGCGGTCATCGGCGCCGTCTACCACGTGAACGCGAACAACAGCGGCGGTAACGCGACGATGTACACCGTGGGCGGCAGCTACAACTTGTCGAAGCGTACGTTGCTGGATCTCCAGATTGCGACGGTTCGCAACAGCAAGAGCGCCAATTTCGCGTTGAACGCAAACAGCGCGGGGACCGCGACGTCGACCGACAACCCGCTTGTCGGCCACAGCCAGTCCGGTGTGTACGCAGGTATCCAGCATATGTTCTAG
- a CDS encoding glycosyl hydrolase family 28-related protein: MKKYGSTAAIAVLTCAGLMSSVSYAHSQPDFGKNVYVFDKNTPVAKIKSTLDSISAAQVSNQFGPQRYAVLFMPGTYGSASEPLNFQVGYYTSIAGLGRSPTDVTVNGSINSYNICGNGNCTALSNFWRSVSNLSISVNNSAAGCQSGEFWAVSQAAPLRRVSVDKGITLMDYCSQPSYASGGFIADSIFGGSVLSGSQQQWYLRNSSLNGWSNGVWNQVFSGVTGAPATCFPGQSSCGGPYTTLDTTPVVREAPYLYVDDKGRYRVFRPALTRNAAGPTWSANHATPGTSVSIDDFYIAKPTDDVDTINRALDRGENLLLTPGVYLLDSAIRIRRPDTIVLGLGFPTLIPQRGTPAMVADAELGVVISGLLLDAGPKTSPTLLALGSNRQNGGGYGYDRSSRSSALNPTSVHDVFVRVGGAAAGSVTNAITVNSDNAILDDLWIWRADHGAGAGWTTNPSATGLLVNGDNVVALGLAVEHFQKDQVVWNGQNGTVIFFQSELPYDPPSQAAWMSAPGVRGYPALHVTDRVWSFAGYGMGAYSNFNLGVNIFSDNAFVVPRHLAPGSVQDVLSVFLAGSGGIANVIDDKGGPATPANAATPVSVTHFP; the protein is encoded by the coding sequence ATGAAGAAGTATGGGTCGACTGCCGCGATCGCCGTGCTGACATGTGCGGGTCTGATGTCGTCGGTGTCGTACGCGCATTCCCAGCCGGATTTCGGCAAGAACGTTTACGTCTTCGATAAAAACACACCGGTTGCGAAAATCAAGTCCACGCTGGATTCGATTTCGGCCGCGCAAGTGTCGAATCAGTTCGGGCCGCAACGATACGCGGTCCTCTTCATGCCCGGAACATATGGCTCCGCATCCGAGCCGTTGAATTTCCAGGTCGGGTATTACACATCGATCGCGGGCCTGGGACGCTCGCCAACCGATGTCACGGTCAACGGTTCGATCAATTCGTACAACATCTGCGGCAACGGAAACTGCACGGCACTCAGCAATTTCTGGCGCTCGGTATCGAACCTGTCGATCTCCGTGAACAACAGCGCCGCCGGGTGCCAATCCGGCGAGTTCTGGGCGGTGTCGCAGGCGGCGCCGCTTCGGCGTGTATCCGTGGATAAAGGGATCACGCTGATGGACTATTGTTCGCAGCCTTCATACGCGAGCGGGGGATTCATTGCCGATTCGATCTTCGGCGGCAGCGTGTTGAGCGGATCGCAGCAGCAATGGTATCTCCGCAACAGCAGCCTGAACGGCTGGTCGAACGGTGTCTGGAATCAGGTTTTCTCGGGCGTCACGGGCGCCCCGGCGACCTGCTTCCCGGGTCAGTCGTCATGCGGAGGCCCGTATACGACGCTCGATACGACACCGGTGGTCAGAGAGGCGCCGTACCTGTATGTGGACGACAAAGGCCGGTATCGCGTGTTCCGTCCGGCGTTGACGCGAAACGCCGCAGGGCCGACCTGGTCGGCCAATCATGCCACGCCCGGAACTTCGGTATCGATCGACGATTTCTATATCGCGAAGCCGACGGACGATGTCGACACGATCAACCGCGCGCTGGACCGCGGTGAAAATCTTCTGCTGACGCCGGGTGTCTATCTCCTGGACAGCGCAATCCGGATACGGCGTCCCGATACGATCGTGCTGGGGCTGGGCTTTCCGACGCTGATCCCGCAACGCGGGACGCCGGCCATGGTGGCGGATGCGGAGCTCGGCGTCGTCATCTCGGGATTGCTGCTCGATGCTGGGCCGAAGACATCTCCGACGCTGCTGGCACTCGGCAGCAACCGACAGAATGGCGGCGGATACGGATACGACCGTTCGAGCCGGTCGAGTGCGTTGAATCCTACTTCCGTGCACGACGTATTCGTTCGCGTAGGGGGAGCAGCCGCCGGCAGCGTCACGAACGCGATCACGGTCAACAGCGACAACGCAATCCTCGACGACCTGTGGATCTGGCGCGCCGATCACGGGGCGGGTGCGGGATGGACGACCAATCCGTCGGCCACCGGCCTGCTGGTCAACGGCGACAACGTCGTCGCGCTCGGATTGGCCGTCGAGCACTTCCAGAAGGATCAGGTGGTCTGGAACGGTCAGAACGGGACCGTGATCTTCTTCCAGAGCGAGCTGCCCTACGATCCGCCCAGTCAGGCTGCGTGGATGTCGGCGCCCGGCGTCAGGGGGTATCCGGCGCTCCATGTCACGGACCGCGTATGGAGTTTTGCGGGCTATGGCATGGGTGCTTACAGCAACTTCAATCTGGGCGTGAACATCTTCTCCGACAACGCCTTCGTTGTGCCGCGCCATCTCGCTCCGGGGAGCGTACAGGATGTTCTGTCGGTGTTCCTGGCCGGGAGCGGGGGGATTGCGAACGTCATCGACGACAAGGGCGGACCGGCGACGCCTGCCAACGCGGCCACTCCGGTATCTGTCACTCACTTTCCATGA
- a CDS encoding LacI family DNA-binding transcriptional regulator has product MAETPKSRPTASEVARRAGVSRTAVSFVLNNVTDQGISASTRERILQIAQEIGYEPNAAARTLASGSSGTIAIVIPKASHLYVDAFLAQLVASINEECHRRELKLLIESTEDEGRKPGAFVHLVKSRSIDGLIIVNPRMTEYGNLRQVLNAGTPFVVFGEATPDLERFETMGNDTESSAQLATEHLLNLGHKRIAYISFAPHEYYAAKKREQGWRDALELHGITPDPSWTASGDIDAYSGYLATKQLLARNIGFTGLFAGNDTIAFGAIKAFNEAGIRVPHDVAIVGYDDIPLAAFANPPLTTIRSDPIAHGKEAVRLLISQMEGRAQHTGGHHIERVAKLIVRESCGASLRTVPLTR; this is encoded by the coding sequence ATGGCCGAAACGCCCAAAAGTCGCCCCACAGCTTCGGAAGTGGCACGCCGTGCCGGCGTGTCACGCACGGCAGTTTCATTTGTGCTGAACAATGTCACCGACCAAGGCATCAGCGCATCGACCCGTGAGCGGATCCTGCAGATCGCGCAGGAGATCGGTTACGAGCCGAATGCAGCCGCTCGAACACTCGCAAGCGGCAGCAGCGGCACCATCGCGATCGTCATTCCGAAAGCCAGCCATCTGTACGTCGACGCGTTCCTGGCTCAACTGGTGGCGAGCATCAACGAGGAATGCCATCGGCGCGAACTGAAGCTGTTGATCGAATCCACCGAAGACGAGGGACGAAAACCCGGCGCGTTCGTTCATCTGGTCAAAAGTCGCAGCATTGACGGGCTCATCATCGTCAATCCGCGCATGACCGAATACGGCAACTTGCGGCAGGTTCTGAATGCGGGAACGCCATTCGTCGTATTCGGCGAGGCAACGCCCGATCTCGAGCGTTTCGAGACGATGGGAAACGACACGGAGAGTTCGGCGCAGCTTGCCACGGAGCATCTGCTGAACCTCGGGCACAAGCGCATCGCCTATATCAGCTTTGCCCCACACGAGTACTATGCGGCTAAAAAACGGGAGCAAGGCTGGCGGGACGCGCTTGAACTGCACGGCATCACACCCGATCCTTCATGGACGGCGAGTGGCGACATCGATGCATACAGCGGTTATCTTGCCACCAAGCAATTGCTCGCCAGGAACATTGGCTTTACGGGTCTGTTCGCCGGTAACGACACGATTGCGTTCGGCGCGATCAAGGCATTCAACGAGGCCGGAATTCGCGTACCGCACGATGTCGCGATAGTCGGCTACGACGACATTCCCCTTGCTGCGTTTGCGAATCCACCGCTCACGACGATCCGGTCCGACCCGATCGCACATGGCAAGGAGGCTGTCCGGCTGCTCATCTCGCAAATGGAAGGACGGGCCCAGCATACCGGCGGTCACCATATCGAGCGAGTTGCCAAGCTCATCGTTCGGGAATCGTGCGGGGCTTCCCTGCGCACTGTGCCGCTCACGCGGTGA
- a CDS encoding ABC transporter substrate-binding protein, whose translation MRLIHRVTLAAAVSLGLAAADASAVDVRYALWDSNQMPAYQQCAADFHKQHPDITIKFNQVGWSDYWTTLATGFVSGTAPDVFTDHLSKYPEFAKNGQIVDLTSYIQRDKVAAGSYANGLYEIWGRDGKQFGLPKDWDTVAFLVNLDAAKKAGVTLADLQNMTWNPKDGGSFERIVRKLTVDANGVNALDPKFDKKKVAVYGYQTPADINMTGQNTWSFFAVSDGLQLQAKPWDAKYAYADPKLVDTLQYLASLPAKGVSDSFANVKALGSDAMFVAGKVAIVPQGSWMITYFKQHAKFPTAWVPLPVGPAGVRATMFNGLADSIWTGSKVKDQAWAWVKYMGSPECQSVVASRGVVFPSLNGMAEKTVAAQKASGIDSTAFLTMAKSKTFLPPVGDNGAQVNQVISDAITSVLMGKASAASAMQAANAQANQLVHN comes from the coding sequence ATGCGCTTGATTCATCGGGTAACGCTCGCCGCCGCTGTATCGCTCGGCCTTGCAGCCGCCGACGCTTCGGCGGTCGACGTCCGGTATGCCTTGTGGGACTCGAACCAGATGCCGGCGTACCAGCAGTGCGCGGCGGATTTTCACAAGCAGCACCCGGACATCACCATCAAGTTCAACCAGGTCGGGTGGTCCGATTACTGGACGACACTCGCAACCGGGTTCGTCTCGGGCACGGCGCCCGACGTTTTCACCGACCATCTTTCCAAGTATCCGGAGTTTGCGAAGAACGGGCAGATCGTCGATCTCACCTCGTACATCCAGCGTGACAAGGTCGCCGCCGGTTCGTATGCGAACGGGCTCTACGAGATCTGGGGGCGAGACGGGAAGCAGTTCGGGTTGCCGAAGGACTGGGACACCGTTGCCTTTCTCGTCAATCTGGATGCCGCAAAGAAGGCGGGCGTGACGCTTGCCGATCTGCAGAACATGACCTGGAATCCGAAAGACGGCGGAAGCTTCGAACGGATCGTGCGCAAGCTGACGGTCGATGCCAACGGCGTCAATGCGCTCGATCCGAAGTTCGACAAGAAGAAAGTCGCCGTGTACGGCTATCAGACGCCGGCCGACATCAATATGACCGGGCAAAACACCTGGAGCTTTTTCGCCGTTTCCGACGGATTGCAGCTGCAGGCGAAACCCTGGGACGCGAAGTATGCCTACGCCGATCCGAAGCTCGTCGACACGCTTCAATATCTCGCGAGCCTGCCGGCAAAGGGTGTGTCCGACAGCTTCGCGAACGTGAAGGCGCTGGGTTCCGACGCCATGTTCGTCGCCGGCAAGGTTGCAATCGTGCCGCAGGGTTCCTGGATGATCACGTACTTCAAGCAGCACGCGAAGTTCCCGACCGCATGGGTGCCGCTTCCGGTCGGGCCGGCCGGCGTACGGGCGACGATGTTCAACGGTCTGGCAGACTCGATCTGGACGGGTTCGAAGGTCAAGGATCAGGCGTGGGCGTGGGTCAAATACATGGGTTCGCCCGAGTGTCAGAGCGTGGTCGCATCGCGCGGCGTGGTCTTCCCGTCGCTCAATGGCATGGCGGAAAAGACGGTCGCGGCGCAGAAGGCGAGCGGCATCGATTCGACCGCGTTCCTGACGATGGCGAAATCGAAGACGTTCCTGCCTCCGGTCGGAGACAACGGCGCGCAGGTGAACCAGGTGATCAGCGACGCCATCACGTCGGTGCTGATGGGAAAAGCATCGGCTGCGTCGGCGATGCAGGCGGCCAATGCACAGGCCAATCAACTCGTCCACAACTGA
- a CDS encoding carbohydrate ABC transporter permease, producing the protein MLVAVPIDRIVAWILLVAMLVITLMPVWMAIKTALTSSGDLFEHSADVLPRSVTLANFKRVLGLMNVSDSLAAGGSGADIDFLKALGNSAVFTLSIVVIQTICSAMAAYAFARLRFPGRKTLFGLFIGSMMVPTVVTFIPNFILMKEIGWLNTMQGMVAPFCLMQGFSVFFLRQFFLSIPRDLEEAALLDGASHFYIFVRIVLPLSLTPIATIAMLTGINMWNEFFWPYLVAKDDAHLVIPVALQAFKSQTPQGQPDWSGLMAATVISIVPTIALLVAFSRRIVESVQFSGGK; encoded by the coding sequence GTGCTTGTCGCCGTGCCGATCGACCGCATCGTCGCGTGGATCTTGCTCGTCGCCATGCTGGTGATCACGTTGATGCCCGTCTGGATGGCGATCAAGACCGCGCTGACATCGTCGGGCGATCTGTTCGAGCATTCGGCGGACGTGCTGCCGCGCTCGGTGACGCTCGCGAACTTCAAGCGCGTGCTGGGATTGATGAACGTGAGCGACAGCCTCGCCGCGGGCGGATCGGGCGCCGATATCGATTTCCTGAAAGCACTCGGCAATTCGGCCGTCTTCACGTTGAGCATCGTGGTGATCCAGACCATCTGCAGCGCGATGGCCGCTTACGCATTCGCAAGGCTGCGCTTTCCGGGGCGCAAGACGCTGTTCGGGCTGTTCATCGGCTCGATGATGGTGCCGACGGTCGTGACCTTCATCCCGAACTTCATCCTCATGAAGGAGATCGGCTGGCTCAACACGATGCAGGGAATGGTCGCGCCGTTCTGCCTGATGCAGGGCTTCTCGGTGTTTTTCCTGCGCCAGTTTTTCCTGTCGATACCGCGTGATCTCGAAGAGGCCGCGCTGCTGGACGGCGCATCCCATTTCTACATCTTCGTCCGCATCGTGCTGCCGCTCAGCCTCACGCCGATCGCGACGATCGCGATGCTGACCGGCATCAACATGTGGAATGAATTCTTCTGGCCGTATCTGGTCGCGAAGGACGACGCGCATCTGGTGATTCCGGTCGCGTTGCAAGCGTTCAAGTCCCAGACGCCGCAAGGTCAGCCGGACTGGAGCGGCCTGATGGCGGCAACCGTGATCTCGATCGTCCCGACGATCGCGTTGCTGGTCGCGTTCAGTCGCCGCATCGTCGAATCCGTGCAGTTCAGCGGCGGTAAATAA
- a CDS encoding ABC transporter ATP-binding protein has protein sequence MADIELKQVFKGYGANSHVIRDVNLHISQGEFCVFVGPSGCGKSTLLRMIAGLEEITDGELLIAGRRMNEVPPAKRGVAMVFQSYALFPHLTVYENLAFGMTLAKCDKAEIRERVTNAAKVLHLDTLLERKPKQLSGGQRQRVAIGRAIVREPGVFLFDEPLSNLDAALRVQTRFEIANIHRNFGRASTVYVTHDQVEAMTLADRIVLLNAGDAVAREGSVAQCGAPLELYHNPRNLFVAGFIGSPKMNFLPGTLAECQPNRAVVHLRTGELIEASVDASGRQKGESVTVGIRPEHVEFGGALQSIIREVKWQERLGESTFLYLNGRGDGMLVAKAPGHINSTTGQRIALTLPPAALHVFGEDGVALKRCGSVQEESLACVAGK, from the coding sequence ATGGCGGACATCGAGCTGAAGCAAGTATTCAAGGGTTACGGTGCAAACTCGCACGTGATCCGGGACGTCAACCTGCATATTTCCCAAGGCGAGTTCTGTGTATTCGTCGGGCCGTCCGGGTGCGGCAAGTCCACGCTGCTCAGGATGATCGCCGGCCTCGAAGAGATTACCGACGGCGAACTGTTGATCGCCGGCCGTCGCATGAATGAGGTTCCGCCCGCCAAGCGGGGGGTTGCGATGGTCTTTCAGAGCTACGCGTTGTTTCCTCACCTGACCGTCTACGAAAATCTCGCGTTCGGCATGACGCTCGCGAAATGCGACAAAGCGGAGATTCGCGAACGGGTGACGAACGCCGCCAAGGTGCTGCATCTCGACACGCTTCTGGAGCGAAAACCCAAGCAACTGTCGGGCGGCCAGCGTCAGCGTGTCGCCATCGGTCGCGCGATCGTGCGGGAGCCGGGCGTATTCCTGTTCGACGAGCCGTTGTCGAATCTCGATGCGGCGCTGCGTGTACAGACGCGTTTCGAGATCGCGAACATCCATCGCAATTTCGGGCGCGCGAGCACCGTCTACGTGACGCATGATCAGGTGGAAGCCATGACGCTCGCCGACCGGATCGTCCTGCTCAACGCAGGCGATGCAGTCGCCCGTGAAGGCAGTGTCGCCCAGTGTGGCGCGCCGCTGGAGCTTTATCACAACCCCCGGAATCTCTTCGTGGCCGGCTTCATCGGGTCGCCGAAGATGAATTTCCTTCCGGGCACGCTGGCCGAATGTCAGCCGAATCGAGCAGTCGTGCATCTTCGTACCGGTGAACTGATCGAGGCATCGGTCGACGCGAGCGGTCGACAGAAGGGGGAGAGTGTCACCGTCGGTATCCGTCCGGAGCATGTCGAATTCGGGGGAGCCCTGCAGTCCATCATCCGGGAAGTCAAGTGGCAGGAGCGGCTCGGAGAATCGACTTTCCTGTATTTGAACGGCAGGGGCGACGGGATGCTGGTGGCCAAAGCGCCCGGGCACATCAATTCGACCACCGGGCAACGGATTGCGTTGACATTGCCGCCCGCGGCACTGCATGTGTTTGGCGAAGACGGTGTCGCGCTCAAGCGATGCGGGTCCGTGCAAGAGGAATCGCTGGCTTGTGTTGCCGGGAAATAG
- a CDS encoding carboxymuconolactone decarboxylase family protein, whose protein sequence is MTQRINYFQQSPELTKKLVELDGLLQKTTIEVPVRELVEIRASQLNGCAFCVDMHIKMAKIHGERELRVHHVAIWRESPLFSPRERAALEWTEALTHLSSHGVPDDLYERVRAHFSEKELSDLTFLVGAINSWNRLNVAFRIVPGSFDKMFGLDKANLE, encoded by the coding sequence ATGACACAACGTATCAACTACTTTCAGCAATCGCCGGAGCTAACCAAGAAGCTCGTCGAACTCGACGGGCTGCTTCAGAAAACGACGATCGAGGTGCCGGTCCGCGAGCTCGTCGAGATTCGGGCGTCGCAGCTCAACGGCTGCGCGTTCTGCGTCGACATGCACATCAAGATGGCGAAGATCCACGGTGAGCGCGAACTGCGCGTGCATCACGTCGCGATCTGGCGCGAGTCGCCGCTGTTCTCGCCGCGCGAGCGCGCCGCACTCGAATGGACCGAGGCGCTGACACATCTGTCGTCGCACGGTGTGCCGGACGATCTGTACGAACGCGTGCGGGCCCACTTCTCCGAGAAGGAACTGTCGGATCTCACCTTCCTCGTGGGGGCGATCAACAGCTGGAACCGGCTGAATGTCGCGTTCCGCATCGTGCCCGGCTCGTTCGACAAGATGTTCGGGCTCGACAAGGCCAACCTGGAGTAA
- a CDS encoding carbohydrate ABC transporter permease produces MRRAEVLTAWLLILPALFGFAVFYAWPTVRAVGISFTDWNLMREPHFVGLANYREMLSDGQFWNGMKLSAYYVALNIPLQTALGLFLAVAMDRLTKSLFVKSVVLLPYLLSNVLVAMLWLWMLDPLLGVVNAAISGLGFERQPFFGDVDQALVTVAAVNIWRHMGLTAMLFLSGLQNIPRDLYEAAALEGAGEWQIFRRITLPLLRPVMVFVLVTSVTGSFQIFDTIAVATQGGPLNSTRVLVYYIVQNAFTYYKMGYASAMSMTLCVLMLLYTVVQMRVMRAAENDLA; encoded by the coding sequence ATGCGTCGTGCTGAAGTGTTGACGGCCTGGCTGCTGATCCTGCCGGCGCTGTTCGGGTTCGCCGTTTTCTACGCGTGGCCGACGGTGCGCGCAGTCGGGATCAGCTTCACGGACTGGAACCTGATGCGCGAGCCGCACTTCGTCGGCCTGGCGAACTACCGGGAAATGCTGTCGGACGGCCAGTTCTGGAACGGCATGAAACTGTCGGCCTACTACGTTGCGCTGAACATTCCGCTGCAAACGGCGCTCGGCCTGTTTCTCGCGGTGGCGATGGATCGACTGACGAAGTCGCTGTTCGTCAAATCCGTCGTACTGTTGCCGTATCTGCTGTCGAACGTGCTCGTCGCGATGCTGTGGCTGTGGATGCTCGACCCGTTGCTCGGTGTCGTCAATGCGGCGATCAGCGGCTTGGGCTTCGAACGCCAGCCGTTCTTCGGCGATGTCGATCAGGCGCTGGTGACGGTCGCGGCGGTCAACATCTGGCGTCATATGGGGCTCACCGCGATGCTGTTCCTGTCCGGGCTGCAGAACATTCCGCGTGACCTGTACGAGGCGGCGGCGCTCGAAGGGGCGGGGGAATGGCAGATTTTCCGGCGCATCACGCTCCCGTTGCTGCGCCCGGTGATGGTCTTCGTGCTGGTCACGAGCGTGACGGGATCGTTCCAGATCTTCGACACGATCGCGGTGGCGACACAGGGCGGGCCGCTGAATTCGACGCGCGTGCTTGTCTACTACATCGTCCAGAACGCTTTCACGTATTACAAGATGGGTTATGCGTCCGCGATGTCGATGACGCTCTGCGTATTGATGCTGCTGTACACCGTGGTGCAGATGCGCGTGATGCGCGCTGCCGAAAACGATCTGGCGTAG
- a CDS encoding cupin domain-containing protein, whose protein sequence is MKRIVLALAPLALSLLMPAQPAAAAPQAKVTQLTTEPLPEYPGKEVEMIVVDYPPGSVDPVHRHDAHAFVYVLDGSIVMGLNGGKTVTLHAGDTFHEGPEDVHTVGRNASSTKPAKFVVFLIKNKGAPVLTPVK, encoded by the coding sequence ATGAAACGCATCGTGCTCGCGCTTGCACCGCTTGCGCTGTCGCTGCTGATGCCCGCTCAGCCGGCCGCCGCCGCACCGCAAGCCAAAGTTACGCAGCTGACCACGGAGCCCTTGCCCGAATATCCGGGCAAGGAAGTCGAGATGATCGTCGTGGACTATCCGCCCGGCAGCGTCGACCCCGTCCATCGCCACGACGCACACGCATTCGTCTACGTGCTCGACGGCAGCATCGTGATGGGTCTGAACGGCGGCAAGACGGTCACGCTCCATGCTGGCGACACGTTCCATGAAGGCCCGGAAGACGTGCACACGGTCGGACGGAACGCCAGCAGCACGAAGCCGGCAAAATTCGTCGTGTTCCTGATCAAGAACAAGGGGGCGCCGGTCCTCACGCCGGTGAAGTAA